A stretch of Flavobacterium sp. N1994 DNA encodes these proteins:
- a CDS encoding AAA family ATPase gives MSDVTAIQNLVQKRTELKKEIAKIIVGQDDVVDQILLSIFSGGHALLVGVPGLAKTLMVNTISQALGLDFKRIQFTPDLMPSDILGSEILDESRQFKFIKGPIFANIILADEINRTPPKTQAALLEAMQERSVTIAGQNYKLDLPYFVLATQNPIEQEGTYPLPEAQLDRFMFAIKLDYPSYQEEVQVVKSTTSDNKPVINPLFSAQEIIDFQQLIRRVPVADNVIEYAVTLVSKTRPNNPLSNDYIKNYLDWGAGPRASQNLILAAKANAAFNGKFSPDIEDVKAVATGILRHRIIKNYKADAEGITEEMIIDKLL, from the coding sequence ATGTCGGACGTTACTGCTATTCAAAATTTAGTTCAAAAAAGAACAGAACTTAAAAAAGAAATTGCCAAGATTATCGTAGGTCAAGACGATGTAGTGGATCAAATTTTACTTAGCATCTTTTCTGGAGGACATGCTCTTTTAGTTGGTGTTCCAGGTTTGGCTAAAACCTTGATGGTAAATACCATTTCCCAAGCATTAGGTTTAGATTTTAAAAGAATACAATTCACCCCAGATTTGATGCCTTCGGATATCTTGGGAAGTGAAATTTTAGATGAAAGCCGTCAATTTAAATTTATAAAAGGACCTATTTTTGCCAATATCATTTTGGCCGATGAGATCAATAGAACACCACCAAAAACGCAAGCTGCCTTACTAGAAGCCATGCAAGAACGTTCGGTAACTATTGCCGGTCAAAACTATAAATTAGATTTACCTTATTTTGTTTTGGCCACTCAAAACCCAATTGAGCAAGAAGGAACTTATCCTTTACCAGAAGCACAATTAGACCGTTTTATGTTTGCTATAAAATTGGATTATCCTTCTTATCAAGAAGAAGTTCAAGTAGTAAAAAGCACCACTTCAGATAATAAACCAGTAATCAATCCATTGTTTTCTGCTCAGGAAATTATCGATTTCCAACAATTGATTCGTCGAGTTCCTGTGGCAGATAATGTAATTGAATATGCGGTTACTTTGGTTAGCAAGACAAGACCAAACAATCCGTTATCCAATGATTATATTAAGAATTATTTAGATTGGGGAGCAGGTCCAAGGGCTTCTCAAAACTTAATTTTAGCGGCTAAAGCCAATGCTGCTTTCAACGGAAAGTTTTCTCCCGATATTGAAGATGTAAAAGCAGTAGCTACTGGAATTTTGCGTCACAGAATCATCAAAAACTACAAAGCTGACGCTGAAGGAATTACCGAAGAAATGATTATTGACAAGTTACTTTAA
- a CDS encoding peptidylprolyl isomerase — translation MPLKTMIMKYINSKLTVAIIAIFCTVCFANAQEIIKDTVKTKPIATSFKKQKVDGVIATVGDYIILDSDIDKSYLELSSQGNSIKDITRCQMLGKLLEDKLYAHQAVQDSIIVKDEEVKEKMAEQVNYMVEQLGSMEKVVKYFKKNTEEEFKNELFDIIKTNKLTGEMQKKVIDGVSITPEETRNFFKAIPESELPVFGAEMEVAQIVVSPKISEEEKQRVITRLKEIKAEVLAGSSFKTRAVIYSDDRGSASSGGFYKINRKTQFVKEFKDVAFSLGEGEISEPFETEFGYHIIMVEKIKGQEVELRHILMMPKVSDQALKDAKEKIIGIKKRIENGEITFAEAARTLSDEKETRANGGVLINPKTQDTHFELTKMDPSLYSEVSNLKDNAITSPILDDDPRSGKKYKIITVTNRINEHTADYAKDYIKIKDLALKEKQIKAIAKWTDEKIKETYIKINGEYRDCVFANNWIKK, via the coding sequence ATGCCATTAAAAACAATGATTATGAAATATATAAATAGCAAACTTACTGTAGCAATAATTGCCATTTTTTGCACGGTATGTTTTGCCAATGCTCAAGAAATTATTAAAGATACGGTAAAAACAAAACCTATAGCTACTAGTTTTAAAAAGCAAAAAGTGGATGGTGTTATTGCAACTGTTGGAGACTATATCATCTTGGATTCCGATATTGATAAATCTTATTTGGAATTATCAAGTCAAGGGAATTCTATAAAAGATATTACTCGTTGTCAAATGCTGGGAAAATTATTGGAAGACAAATTGTATGCGCATCAAGCGGTTCAAGATAGTATCATTGTAAAAGATGAAGAAGTCAAAGAAAAAATGGCGGAGCAAGTGAATTATATGGTTGAGCAACTTGGTTCTATGGAGAAAGTGGTGAAATACTTTAAGAAAAATACGGAAGAGGAATTCAAAAACGAGTTGTTCGATATTATCAAAACGAATAAACTAACAGGTGAAATGCAAAAGAAAGTGATTGATGGCGTATCCATCACACCAGAAGAAACGCGTAATTTCTTTAAAGCTATCCCAGAAAGTGAATTGCCAGTTTTTGGTGCTGAAATGGAAGTGGCTCAAATCGTAGTTTCTCCCAAAATATCAGAGGAAGAAAAACAAAGAGTAATTACCAGATTGAAAGAAATAAAGGCTGAGGTATTGGCCGGTTCAAGTTTTAAAACTAGAGCTGTTATTTATTCAGACGATAGAGGTTCAGCCTCTTCAGGTGGGTTCTATAAAATTAACAGAAAAACGCAATTTGTAAAAGAATTTAAAGATGTTGCCTTTAGTCTTGGCGAAGGAGAAATTTCAGAGCCATTTGAAACGGAATTTGGATATCATATTATTATGGTAGAAAAAATCAAAGGACAAGAGGTGGAATTAAGACATATTTTGATGATGCCTAAAGTATCTGATCAAGCTTTAAAAGATGCTAAAGAAAAAATTATTGGAATTAAAAAACGAATTGAAAACGGTGAAATTACTTTTGCAGAGGCGGCTAGAACTTTGTCTGATGAAAAAGAAACACGTGCTAACGGTGGTGTTTTGATTAATCCTAAAACTCAAGATACTCACTTCGAATTAACCAAAATGGATCCAAGTTTGTATAGTGAAGTTTCTAATTTAAAAGACAATGCCATTACTTCTCCTATTTTAGATGATGATCCAAGAAGCGGTAAAAAATATAAAATCATTACTGTTACGAATAGAATCAATGAGCATACTGCTGATTACGCTAAGGATTATATTAAAATTAAAGATTTGGCTTTAAAAGAAAAACAAATCAAAGCCATTGCTAAGTGGACAGATGAAAAAATCAAAGAAACTTACATTAAAATAAATGGGGAATATAGAGATTGTGTATTTGCCAATAATTGGATCAAAAAGTAG
- a CDS encoding peptidylprolyl isomerase, whose protein sequence is MKLNKFFLGLLFLVSAIGLAQNNSKEVLFTINNKPYYTDEFSRIYKKNLDLVKDDSQKDLNQYLELFVGYKLKVNKAYKLGLQNGKSYQNELKTYRSQLAKNYFNDTKVTQELIEEGYNRLQKEIRASHILILVDENASPEDTLKAYKKIEDISRKAKAGDNFDDLAVQYSEDPSAKDNKGDLGYFTAFRMVYPFENAAYTTPKGSISKIIRTRFGYHILKINDVRPNRGELTVAHIMILNPKPEETGKDAKTTINDIYKKIQQGEKFEDLAKQFSEDKSSSSKGGVLNKFGSGQLSSEEFENVAFSLEKAGDISKPFQSQFGWHIIKLIEKHPIKTLDEMKAELETKIGKDDRSKKITEKLNEKLRNKYSYKRDNKQFAILSKLVTNDFYDSKWVLPENAKTYTTPLLTINAKKIDGTAFLDFVDKQQKAELKVKPLSKLMDVLYTNFLDEQLKAYYDENLETEFPDFANVMDEYRDGLLLFDLMEKEIWERAKTDTLGLKAFYDAHKMEHMWKKRVDVTVASSTKQDIIKKAQALLKKGEEPETIKNKLNVDNVVNIMTNSGAFEEGSDALPKTMKYDVGVSDVFKEGEYYFVTNVEKVIPETVKSLEECKGKIVNDYQQYLEQRWVDDLKQEFTVKINRDVFDRLKKQLQ, encoded by the coding sequence ATGAAATTGAATAAGTTTTTTTTAGGGTTGCTATTTTTAGTCTCAGCAATCGGTTTAGCACAAAATAATTCTAAAGAAGTTTTGTTTACCATTAATAATAAACCCTACTACACAGATGAATTTTCAAGGATTTATAAAAAGAATCTAGATTTAGTCAAGGACGATTCTCAGAAGGATTTGAATCAATATTTAGAATTGTTTGTAGGCTATAAATTGAAAGTTAATAAAGCTTATAAATTAGGTTTGCAAAATGGGAAGTCCTACCAAAATGAATTAAAAACTTACCGTTCGCAATTAGCAAAAAACTATTTTAACGACACTAAAGTGACTCAAGAACTTATTGAGGAAGGTTATAATAGACTTCAAAAAGAAATTAGAGCATCCCATATTCTTATTTTAGTCGATGAAAATGCTTCGCCAGAAGACACCTTAAAAGCCTATAAAAAAATAGAAGACATTAGTAGAAAAGCTAAAGCTGGAGATAACTTTGACGATCTAGCAGTACAGTATTCAGAGGATCCTTCTGCTAAAGATAACAAAGGAGATTTAGGGTATTTCACCGCTTTTAGAATGGTGTATCCATTTGAAAATGCCGCTTATACAACACCAAAAGGAAGCATCTCAAAAATAATCAGAACGCGTTTTGGGTATCATATTTTAAAAATTAATGATGTTAGACCCAATCGTGGAGAACTTACTGTGGCTCATATCATGATTTTAAATCCAAAACCTGAGGAAACAGGTAAAGATGCTAAAACCACTATTAACGATATCTATAAAAAAATTCAACAAGGCGAGAAATTTGAAGATTTAGCAAAGCAATTTTCTGAAGACAAATCCTCATCTTCTAAAGGGGGAGTCTTAAATAAATTTGGGTCTGGACAATTAAGTTCTGAAGAGTTTGAAAATGTTGCTTTCTCTCTTGAAAAAGCGGGAGATATATCAAAACCTTTTCAATCACAATTTGGCTGGCACATCATTAAGTTAATTGAAAAACATCCAATAAAAACATTGGATGAAATGAAAGCAGAGTTAGAGACTAAAATAGGGAAAGACGATAGATCAAAAAAAATAACTGAAAAACTCAATGAGAAATTGAGAAACAAATACTCTTACAAAAGAGATAACAAGCAATTTGCCATTCTATCTAAATTGGTAACCAACGATTTTTATGATTCGAAATGGGTACTTCCTGAAAATGCTAAAACCTACACAACACCACTTTTAACTATCAATGCAAAGAAAATTGATGGAACAGCGTTTTTAGATTTTGTAGATAAACAACAAAAGGCAGAACTAAAAGTTAAACCATTATCAAAATTAATGGATGTTTTGTATACTAATTTTTTAGATGAGCAATTGAAAGCTTATTATGATGAAAATTTAGAAACTGAATTTCCTGATTTTGCCAATGTTATGGATGAATATCGTGATGGATTGTTGCTTTTTGACCTAATGGAAAAAGAAATTTGGGAACGTGCTAAAACCGACACTCTTGGTTTAAAAGCGTTTTACGATGCTCATAAAATGGAACACATGTGGAAAAAGAGAGTAGATGTAACGGTTGCTTCCTCTACTAAACAAGATATCATAAAAAAAGCCCAAGCTCTTTTGAAAAAAGGGGAAGAACCTGAAACCATAAAAAATAAATTGAATGTTGATAATGTTGTCAACATAATGACGAATAGTGGTGCCTTTGAAGAAGGAAGTGATGCTTTGCCAAAAACGATGAAATACGACGTTGGTGTTTCGGATGTTTTTAAAGAAGGCGAATATTATTTTGTAACCAATGTAGAAAAGGTAATCCCCGAAACCGTAAAGAGTCTCGAGGAATGCAAAGGGAAAATTGTCAATGATTATCAACAATATTTAGAACAAAGATGGGTTGATGATTTGAAGCAAGAATTTACCGTTAAAATCAATAGAGACGTTTTTGATCGCTTAAAGAAACAGTTGCAATAG
- a CDS encoding peptide chain release factor 3 gives MSFLKEIQRRRTFGIISHPDAGKTTLTEKLLLFGGAIQEAGAVKNNKIKKGATSDFMEIERQRGISVSTSVLAFNYQGKKINILDTPGHKDFAEDTFRTLTAVDSVIVVIDVAKGVEEQTEKLVAVCRMRNIPMIVFINKLDREGKDAFDLMDEVEQKLGLSVTPLSFPIGMGYDFQGIYNIWEQNINLFSGDSRKNIEDTIAFSDINSPELEKIIGEKPAIKLREELELISEVYPPFDREQYLTGNLQPVFFGSALNNFGVRELLDCFVEIAPAPRPKESETRLVKPEEEKMAGFVFKIHANMDPKHRDRLAFVKIVSGTFERNKPYLHVRQGKNLKFSSPNAFFAEKKEIVDISYPGDIVGLHDTGNFKIGDTLTEGEIMSFKGIPSFSPEHFRYINNADPLKAKQLDKGIDQLMDEGVAQLFTLEMNNRKVIGTVGALQYEVIQYRLEHEYGAKCSYENFPVHKACWVKPNDPKSEEFKEFKRIKQKFLAHDKYGQLVFLADSEFTIQMTQSKFPNVKLFFTSEFD, from the coding sequence ATGAGTTTTTTAAAAGAGATACAACGCCGCAGAACTTTTGGAATTATTTCGCATCCCGATGCTGGAAAGACTACACTAACTGAGAAATTACTACTCTTTGGAGGTGCTATACAAGAAGCTGGTGCGGTTAAAAATAACAAAATCAAAAAAGGAGCTACTTCCGATTTTATGGAAATTGAGAGACAAAGAGGAATTTCGGTTTCGACTTCGGTTTTGGCTTTTAATTATCAAGGTAAAAAAATAAATATACTTGACACTCCCGGACACAAGGATTTTGCTGAAGACACTTTTAGAACCTTAACAGCTGTTGACAGTGTTATTGTTGTCATTGACGTGGCCAAAGGGGTTGAGGAACAAACCGAAAAACTCGTTGCTGTTTGTAGAATGAGAAACATTCCGATGATTGTTTTTATCAATAAATTGGATAGAGAAGGAAAAGACGCCTTTGATTTGATGGATGAAGTAGAACAGAAATTGGGATTAAGTGTTACGCCTTTGAGTTTTCCTATCGGAATGGGATATGATTTTCAGGGGATTTATAATATTTGGGAACAAAACATCAATCTTTTTAGCGGTGATAGCCGAAAGAATATTGAAGACACGATTGCCTTTTCTGATATCAACAGTCCAGAACTAGAGAAAATAATTGGTGAAAAACCTGCAATTAAACTAAGAGAGGAATTAGAATTAATCTCGGAAGTCTATCCCCCATTTGACAGGGAACAATACCTCACTGGAAATTTACAACCTGTATTCTTTGGTTCGGCTTTGAATAATTTTGGAGTTAGAGAATTGTTAGATTGTTTTGTAGAAATTGCTCCAGCACCAAGACCAAAGGAATCGGAAACACGATTAGTTAAACCTGAGGAAGAAAAAATGGCCGGTTTTGTGTTCAAAATTCATGCGAACATGGACCCAAAACACAGAGATCGTTTGGCTTTTGTAAAAATAGTTTCAGGGACTTTTGAGAGAAACAAACCGTATTTACATGTTCGTCAAGGAAAAAATTTAAAATTTTCTAGTCCAAATGCCTTCTTTGCTGAGAAAAAAGAAATTGTAGACATTTCCTATCCTGGAGATATTGTAGGATTACACGATACAGGAAATTTCAAAATTGGTGATACCTTAACAGAAGGAGAAATCATGAGTTTCAAAGGGATTCCAAGTTTCTCGCCAGAGCATTTTAGATACATCAACAATGCCGATCCATTAAAAGCAAAACAATTAGACAAAGGAATTGACCAATTAATGGACGAAGGAGTTGCACAACTCTTTACTTTAGAGATGAATAATCGAAAAGTAATTGGAACGGTTGGTGCCCTTCAATATGAAGTAATTCAATACCGTTTAGAACATGAATACGGTGCAAAATGTAGTTATGAAAACTTCCCAGTTCATAAAGCTTGTTGGGTAAAACCAAACGACCCTAAGAGTGAAGAATTTAAGGAATTCAAAAGAATCAAACAAAAATTCTTAGCTCACGATAAATATGGTCAATTGGTTTTTCTAGCCGATTCTGAATTTACAATTCAGATGACTCAGAGTAAATTTCCAAATGTAAAATTGTTTTTTACTTCAGAATTTGATTAA
- a CDS encoding DUF1673 domain-containing protein, with amino-acid sequence MKKLLKYYLLSIILLSDFVTYAQPGDNDTGGGLEGGDPAPAPINGKLILLAISGLFFVFYTYRKNRKTIY; translated from the coding sequence ATGAAAAAACTATTGAAATATTATTTGTTGTCGATTATCTTATTATCAGATTTTGTTACTTACGCGCAGCCTGGCGATAACGATACCGGTGGCGGACTTGAAGGTGGAGACCCAGCACCAGCGCCAATTAATGGAAAATTAATATTATTAGCTATTTCAGGTTTGTTTTTTGTTTTTTATACCTACAGAAAAAACAGAAAGACTATTTATTAA